TAGCGTTTAAACTAGCCTTAGCCCCTCTTTTAGAGCTCCTTAAAGTATAGGGTCCTCTCGAAATTCTAAGAGATTTCTTAGAGGCattaagtatatttatagAAAATAACTAATATCTATATCATAATaagctattcctttaaggCATCGGATATAGTATTCTATAGCGCTAAGATCTAGGTATCTTTTATTTAGGTAGACctacttatatttataaaggtaCTCTCGAAGTTAAAGAAGAAAGTACTAAAGGGCTACCTATCTCTCTAGCGTAAGCCCTATAGCTTATCGAGCGCTCCTTCCTTAACCCGCTCGCTACTAAAGAGGCGTTCGATATAGTTAAAGAAGGCCTATAGTTCCTTATTGCCCTTAAGTCCTCCCTAAGTCTAAAATCCCTCTATATAAGGCTATAGTTAGATAAGTAGCGTATTAAGGAGctaatattaaatagctcTACTTTCCTTATTAAGGCCTTTCGCTTTATTAGTCTTATATTTACTTTTTAGTTAGTATAAAAAGAAGTAAAAGTATTCTATCTTACTAtcttatattagctattcGAGCGGCTTCCGCTTCTTAGGCTTAGGCGCCGCTCCGCTAAGGGCTATTAGGTTAAGCATAGACTATAGCTACGCCCTTAGATATTTAAattttatttattaaagcgcttattattacgctagctattatacttattattacgcctaTTATAGCGCCTATTATTACGCCTATTATTACGCTTATTATTCCGCTTATTATTCCGCCTATTATTACGCCTATTAttacgcttattattacgcctaTTATTGCGCCTATTATTACGCCTACTATTACGCCTACTATTCTATCGAGAGCCTATAGGCTACCGCCGGGTCTATCTCTATTACTTAGTTTACTATCGTTAATAATACGTATTATAATAGGGCCGGCGCTATATAGTaggagccggtcgggttattaatatttaatgTACTATAGAGGAGGGAAATAGGGGTTATATACCGAGTAGCCCCTATATACGCGGCGCCCGCTACGTATAGGCTTACGTAACTAGCTGCGGGCATAAGTTAGCGTAggctatagctatatatagcgttacTACGCTTAGGGCCGCGCCCTAGGCTTCTTATTAAGCTAAGCCCtttatattaagtaatacTTAAGGTCTCTCTCGAATAATATCTTGCCTTTAATAAGgttattataaagctattctatattataatataaaatagTAATAAAGAGAGTCTagagacgaggaagaagctaTTAAATAAGTAGCTCGGcttaaatataagtattaaagGAAGTAAAGGCGAtaaaattaataatattataataaggGGTGTTTTTTTAGGCTAAGTAGCTAttacttattaatatagcctttatttatatatataatattattaatttcctacctttattatagcctatatctctttctttcttataatattatctctattacttaatataccTTTATTTACTATTCCTTCGATTAAGATACCTTATATAGTTAGTCTATATCTCTTTCGCTATTACCTCGCGTAACTCTAATATAGTCTTACCGCTTAGTTAATTAATAGCTTAATTATAGAGCTATTAAAGCTTATTATTTAACCCTTTATTAAATAAAGTATCTTTATCTCTATTAACTTAAATAAAATTTAAGAGGCCTATAAGGGTATAGATAATTCGAATCTAATCTTAAAAACGGTATTTTATTAAGTTCTTCCTCGCGATTTTCTATTTCTACtttaattaattaaatacCTACTTAATAATAGCTCgaatacttatataataaaggtTAAAGAGCTTTTTATAATCGTTTAGTTTAATTACTAACTTACTTTAATTATCGAGATAATAACGAACCTTAATTAACGGTATAATAATAGCCTATTAGTTTATAAACCTTAAGTCGCTAAAATAATAACGATTATAAGGTACTTAAAGACTTATACTTATCGTAAAGTAGTAAATAGAGGCATTATTTATACTTCCCTTAGCTCTagtaagtatatatataaagattCTATTAATTAGAATAGCTATTTATAACGGGGctagcgctatataataggaGCCGGTCAGGCTGTCGATATTTAACGTGCTATCGAGGAGGTAAGTTAGGGTTGTGCGCTAGGCAGCCCCTATACGCGCGGCGCTATTACGTGCGGGCTCTCGTGACTGCCCGCAGGACCGCACGTACGCGGCCGCACGCAGCGCTACGCCCGGGGCAGCGCCCCGGGCTCTTATTAAGCAAGGCCCTTTatactattaatatattttagGTAATATTACCTTTTTAGTTAAAGAAGCGGTATTAATACTTCTTCTTAATATATACCGCTATTAATATACTATCGATAGCGcctatataattaataaaagtatAATACTTTAAATTTATCGCAATCTTAAGAGATATAAAGCTCTCTAATAGCTACTTTATAAATCTTATATATAAGACCTTTATTACCTTAAGTACGATATAGAAAATAATCGATATAATatttttaataatattaaagaaCGTTACTATAACTCTTTATATCTTACTTTACTTATAGATAAATAGGAAGATTATAACTTTTATATTAAGcaattaatattatatacCTTTAAGCTTAGTATTCTCttaaagctattaataaagctTTCGAAAGGTCTctaaatatatataaaagagGTTAAAGAATTAGCTCTCTAGACTAATAAAGAGAGTATTAATATACCTTTAAGCTATAACTAAGCTAGTAAGGTTAATAAGCTTATAATCTTtatttacttatattatagctattatagctttattaattattattaagaCTATAATAATACTAATAAGTAAAGCTAAAAGAGCTATTAGGAATATTATCTTACGATATTATTAACGCTACTATTATAGagatattattattacctatTTCCCCTTACGATAATTAAAATTATAATTACTAAAGTAAGCTAGTCGATTTAGCGTATTAAATATACCGAgccttatattatattagccTTATTAGATAGTCTTATCGATAGGTCTTATTTTATAATACCTCTTAATTATAGGGAAAATGCCTATAATTATACCTTAACTCGCGATATAATACGTTTAATAACCTCTATTAACCGCGCTATAGTTAATAAAACATAGCCCTTAGCGCGGTTACGAAGATAGCCTAGTTATACTAACCGCGGCCCGTAAATATAGCTTTTTAAGGTATAAATATTAAGATATTGTAATTAAAGAGGTAAGGTAGTAAAAGGTATATTAAGACGcttatataaaatataacCCTAGTTAGTTTTGCTTAATAGGGCAATTTTAAGTAGCTTAAAGAGGTAAAGGGCGAATTTTAATTTTATCGCCGTCTAAAAAAACCCTTAACCGCGCCCCGGTTATACTAACCGCGTcacgccgagcagggcctaATCTTACGTAGTGAGACCACAAAAAAAGAGAAGAGGAAGGGTCCAGAACGGGCACCAGCAAAGGCAAAAAAACGTGGTTTCGCCCGGGCTCGAACCGGGGACCTTCTCGGTGTTAGCGAGAAATCATGACCAACTAGACCACGAAACCATGTGTCTTTGTTGAAGAGTCTTGCACTATTTTGGTACTGGTAGGATCCACACAACGGCTGGTGACGACCACCTGacaccgccgcgccgttgATTGTTTGTTATCGTCATCCTGCTATTTCTTGTTTGTGTGATTCTCGTTGGAAGGGGGTAAGGTAGGGTCTGCATTGCTGTGAATTGCGAAACTCGGTCGTATCGATGAGAGAGGCGGCATTTCCGGGAAAGTACGTAGGACACCCAGGGTCTGTGAATGCGCGTTGAAGAAGATATGAATGGCTCTGAGCTTACGCCGAGTGTGATGGTGCCTTGTCGGCACATAGTGGCGGCCTTGTTCGTGTTGCACATTGCCATTTACATAATTTACATGCTCCTGAGTGACGAATCCGCCTGGTATGCCCAAAAGCTATCACCAAATAGGCACCGAAGCTTCATTTGCCCCCTCTCCCAAAGAGCGAGGCGACTGTGTCCATGAAAGTCGCCTGCCCCTCCGCCTTTCTTGATTCCCTTTCCTCTTTTTGCGTGTCCCATATCTTCTTGACGCTCTGCGCCACGTCCGCCCTGGCCTGTAGGTCggcccgcagcgcagcctctTCCACCgcgcgctcgtcctcgagcagcttgtcgagcttctccCTCCACTGCTTCTCCATCTCCGGCGTCggggtcgccgtcggcgccgggctcgcgCTGGAGGGCAGCTTTGGGTCGAAAACGGGTATGGTCCTGCCGTCCTCCTGCGCCTGCTGGAAGGCTGCCCAGTGCTCGAGCATTCGCTGAAATAGCGTGTCTGCGTGCATCTGGATGTCCTCATCGACCTGTGCTGGTCGTCCCAGGACGGAGCCGTATCCGAGCGCTCTCAGGAATTTCTGTAGCGGGAGTCATTAGCCATAGGAATGATCCATAGTTCATCACGCGGGGTGAGGGCTAACCGATTGCATCGTGTAGCACCTTTCAAATCGGCGCACTTGGTGCCGGCACATCTGGAGCTGGTCTTCCCAGCTGCCGCTCCTCATGCAGTTCACCCATTCCTCCTGCTGCATCGCGCAATTttcgagcgcggcgcgcccaaTCGCTgccttgcgctccttgaAATCCTCCAGGACCCCCATGAGCTTGTCGTGATCGGTCGCCGAGTCCGACTCGACTTGCGCCAGCGGACGGTAGTTCTTCCAAAGATGCGCGTAGCGGCCATCCTGGTAGAGGCTGGCTGATGGGACTGCAGGCTTCTTAACCTCTGGCGTCGCTATCGGTTTCTTGTCATGTTGCTGGGTCTGAGGGGGGCTGGTCGAAGGCGGCGTGGTGGCAGTAGGTTCGTTTGGTGTGTACTTGACGGGAGATTCTCGCTCGAGGAATTCGCGGAGCTTTGGGTCGAGCTTGCCCAGAGGGTCGGCaggcttctcgccgccgaatATTGAGGGAAGCCAGCCCATTGAAGTGATTACCGGGAGACGTGCGAGCCGCAGTAGCTGATGTGCAGGGACTCGGTGTCGCAACAATTCTGGAGCTTTGTGGTGGAGGGTTGAAGCGGAGGTTGAAGCGGAGCGAGTCGACGATTTTGTGAGTGCGACTAACAATAAGCACTGTGTTCAACACTGTACGTGCAGTACGCATCAACTCAACAACTGGACTTGGGATCAATGCTCGTCTGTCTTATTCAGATGAAGGAATTATAGCCCGGAAATCAGGTCTTGAGAGGTGCTCTCTCTGGGCCTCGCAAAATGCATCCGTCGTGGTCCGTCGTATGCTTGCAACCATCTCTCCCCAAGTTCACAAGGATGAGAGTTCAGACTCAAGGTGGCCGGTCACCGTCACCCAGACATAATACGTCAAGCTAGAATGCGGACGCAGCCATAAATCGGAACCCATTTGGATTGTCAACGACAACGCCCACCCATGGTGTGCCCTTGTGTATCTCGAGTTGCATTCATGAACCCTTTTATTTGCGGCTGCAACTACAGCAGAATCATTGCCCATCAACTTCCGGTGCCCGACCCTCCAGTGGGAATAGCCTATTCCCCCTGATGTTTATCACGCCAAAAATGCCAGAAGGGAAGCCCAATTTAGAACTTGCTGAATTTCTTAACGGCCTTGCCGGTTCGGGGAAGGACGCGGAGGACGTTGAATCGGACCTGTAATCAGTCAGCAAATGCAATGCTCGCGCGCGTGCTCGTATCATGACGAGTGGTGGGCATGGACGTGTTAACGTACAGTCTTGCTCAGGGGGCGGCACTGGCCAACGGTGACCTGGTCACCCTCCTCGACACGGAAAGCGGGGgagacgtgggcggcgaggttcTTGTGGCGCTTCTCATAACGAGAGTACTTGGGGATGAAGTGGAGGTATTCTCTTCggatgatgacggtgcgGTGCATCTTGGTGGAAACGACGGTGCCGGTCAGGATACGGCCGCGGATCGAGACGAGGCCGGTGAAGGGGCACTTCTTGTCTGCGCAGCGAGTCAGCACATCTCGCCCTCAAAAATTGACGATTCCTCCGACTAGGTCTCTCTCGGGCTGTCATCAATCGTGTGGGCCGCCATCTTTCGCGAAGagcgtcgcccgcccggtcGTCCGACATTCTCGATTCGAAGCCTCCGATCATCCCTCGCAAACGTACCAATGTAGCTGCCCTCAATGGCGGTCTTGGGGGTACGGAAACCCAGACCGACATCCTTGTaccatcgtcgtccaccCTTGCCAGGCCGGGCGCtcttggccttgaccttggagTTCTGGAAGATGTGAGGCTGCTTCTGGAAAGCGCGCTCCGACTGGACGGTCAACTCGGTCGCCCTGGAGTAAAATAGTCAGCGATGGCCGGCTCTTCGATTGTTTCGcatggcgacgtcgcggcgcagACTGACATCTTGAATTATCCTGCTCCAGGGAGGGTGTCGTGACAGGAAGGCGTGTCGTTGATGGTCGATGGTCGCGAGAAAGTGTTTGGGCGAATGGAGGAGTAGGGCAATCGCACACCATTTTTTTGCATCCACCGCCTTAGGGCTTGCAAAATTTGGATTGGCCCAGTAGGCGAATGACCCGCTCTTCGTGGATGGTCATAACACGTGACTGAATCAGCTCAAGGGAGTGAGCTCACGTGACCGTATGTGGAGCTTCGCGATGGTCGCTCAGACGGGTGGAGTCACTAACGCAAAGTAGCGGTACGTACCTTGTCGCTCCCGCACCTACCCGCCAAAGTAAACAAACACGCCCTGACGTTATcgcgagctcgtccatgCAACCACGCGACGCCCATCGAGTAGGCTTGTTCGCAACGCCGACATCGACTTGTCGCCCAGCATGTCTCCGCCCACTGAAGCTACCATCCCGGCGACTCGGCGGTCGCGCAAGTCGCTAGGAGCGCATACCGACTCTCGAAAAGTCATGGACAAGGAAAACGCGACGGTCGACATGGGCAGCTCGCTGGCTGCCAATCGCAAGAAGTCTAGAAGCAAGAGCATGGGGCCTGGAGGGCTCGATGCTCTGAAGCAGGGACACGGAAACAGGCGCGCAGTATGAGCTTTCGATCCCTTCCTCCTCAATCTTTTCTGACCTTGTCATTAGTCCCTGGCTGCTCCGATCAAGCCTCCGCGATCGATCCTCAAACCTACCATATCCGCCCTCCCCGAGATCCCCCCCTTGAGGAAGAGTGGCAGAGGCGTTTCGAGCTCCGCAAGTGCACGCGACTCGTCGAGCACTGCGAGTTCGGGCGAGGACTCGAGTTCGAAGATAGCTCTGCGGACCGAAGAGGAGCAacacgccgcggcgcgcgaaCGAGAAGAGCGTGAGCGACGAGATGCTCGCCGAAAGTCTCTTGCGAACCGAAGAGTATCCTTTGCGGCAGAAGCGACACTTCACACGTTTCACGAAGTTGAATACATGCAAGACTCCACAACCTCGACGGACTCGTCAAGGAGAGCATCAGCCGCTAGTAAATCTTCCGAGCCTTCTGCTGCAAGCCAGAGAGAGGAAACGCCTCAGTCGCAAACTGGCATAGTCCCCGAATCTCCTGACGACCATCGTGAACTGCATCAGCGCAAGCGACGTAGGAGCTCTGGCCTCCCGTCGATGAATTTTGGCCCGCCAGATGACGATACGATTGCTTCTACGATCTACAGCTCCGATTCCGAGCCTGCAGACGCCGTTGAGGAGatcgaggaggaagaagatgatggatCAAGTAGCGACTCCGACGGAgggacgatgatgacaatGGAAGAAGTTACGGGAACAACAGTGGCATCAGAGCGATCCGTTGGTGCACATGATGACTCGACGCTAGATGAGGCGCTGAGGATGGCGGCACACCGCGCCGGGGCGCAAAACATGGGCGGTGACCAGGATGATGATTATCTGGACGACGGAGAGGAAGTGATTCCCTCCTTCGGCTGGGTCAAAAAGCCAACCTCGTCGAGTTCAGGGGCCGTGAGAGGTAACGACGCAAATCATCCAGCCCGAGGCAGCGGCTCCAACgctggtggcgatggcgacacAGCTATGGATATTGATATGGAAATGGATATGACGAATGCCGTCGGACGAATCCTCAGACCAGTAGAGGCCGATGAAACGGATCACGAAGGAGATATGTCCATGGACGTCACCCAGGCCCTTGGCGGCATCCTGTCCCACAATAAGGGTCGGACGGGGGCCTTGCCATCCGAAACTGAGGAAAACGCGCCAACAGACGAGGCCACAATGGAGTTCACGACAGCTCTGGGTGGCATTCATCGGCCTCAGGATGACGAGCTtgaggacgatggcggcaaCGAGGACATGTCGATGGAGCTCACGACCGTCGTAGGTGGTGTTCTTTCCCAGTCGAAGGGGAGCAAGGCAGCCGAGAGTCGACGAAGGACCCTCATACGTGAACGCGATGCCGACCTGGATGATGGAACCATGGATATGACGACTGTTGTCGGACGCATAATACCTCCTGTTACACAGGGCAACGATGCTGCAGATGAGGACGCGACCATGGGTATGGACATGACAACAGCTATTGGTGGTATCATCAAGCGAGGTGAAGCTAGTCCTCGTACCCTCAACAAGCGCATCATGGAAGAGGAGGCAAGCCGACCAAACAGCCCAAAGGGTGCCATCATTGCTGCTGTTTCACAGAAGGCACCCTCCAGGAGGTCATCGCGGAACTCTCTAGttgcaccggcgccgccgccaccggaGAGCCCAGGTCTTGCGGCCTTTCAGGGCAAAGGGCTGCGTCGCAGTATGGGGCCTGAGGTTCAGGACGCCTCGAGACAAAGAGACCAGTCacgcacgccctcgccgactAAGACAGCAACTCCTCAGCGGCGTGCGTCGGTAACACCGACCCGGGGGTCACGATCACGGACCAAGACCCCCGACTCTGCCCCGCGAAAGCCGCATTCCCCGGATATCCGCACTCCATCGCCAGAAAAGCCCAGAAACACCCGTACTTCGTTCTTCCAGAACGATCCCAAGACCGGCAGCAGGACCCCTACCATCGTTTTGACACCACAAAAACGGCCCTTCAGCGGCGTTGGTGTGGACCGGCCCGGGCTTGGGTCGCCCCAGGTCGCGGCAGTATGCGATCGCCGCAGCTCTAtcggtgacgccgccggggaaTTCGTCCTCGGAAAGCGAGCCGTGGCGTTTGTGGACCCtaaggagatggaggaggagttgGACTGCGAACGGCAAAACGACGAGGACAAAGAGAACCGTCGCAAGATTCTCGAACGCGAGGCGGATGGATCCCAGGAAGACAAGGATGCTACTTTCAACCTGCGAGAGATGATTGACAGCCTCAGCCCCAAGCGCAACCCTTTAAAGGGAAGAAAAAGCTTGCACATGGGGAGCGCGCGAGGCCTGCTAGGAAAGCGCCCGGTCGagttggacgacgacgaggaagctgAAGAGAATGACGGCGTCAAGCGGCTTAAGGGGCACCAGAGCAGCCCGGTCAAGAACGTCCGGTTGCAGCAGCCACCGTCCAAGGCCGAGACCACGGGGCGTCTGACCAGGTCGGCTCGACGAAGTCTGGAACGGGGAGGCAGTGCCAGCACACCGTCCCTTTCATCGCCAGTCAAGGAACCAGCAACAACGCCCCGTCGCAAGGGTCACTTCAAGGATGTCAAAGATAATCATACCGTCCACGAAGTCAATTTCCAAGATACACAGAGAAAGGATGAAGCGGAGCTGGAAGAgcaggcggacgaggagaggaTACATCTCCAGGACTTCCTCAACATGACGTCCATACGCTTCATGgagctgacgacgaccaaaCGACGACATACCGTCGCGCCAGGCAGCCTTCAAGATGGGTCGACGGTAGATGGACAGGACAACATGTCGCTGGAGCGGTGCGTGGTTGCTGGCGCTTGCACGGTGCCCATGCTGGAGCTTTACCAGCACTCTTGCCGCGAACTCAAGAAGTATATCTCGGAAGGTCGTCGTATGGTCAAAGAAATCGAAAACGACACGTTTGAGGACAACCCGCCGCTCTTCCGCGAATACATGTCCGCCACGCCGGACGTCAAGGCCCTCATGGACAACCAGTTCAAGAACGTCAAGACTCACGCCAGGTTTCTCAGCAAAGCCATGTGGTACGAGTGGAGAATGAAGTTACAAGACGGCCTCAAGGAGGGGCTCGTGGGCATTGCTGAGGGGATGGAGAGCGATGACCAGATCCTACGGCAGCAGGAAGACTTGCTGGCATCTGTCCTGCCTGACATTGTCAAGCGCTACGAGGCTTTGGATGAGGAGAGCAACAACCTCCAAGAAATCGCCCGTGAACTCGCCGATTGTAACCCGGCGGAGCTACAGGCAGCGCGGGAAGAACTGAGCAGCCTCGAAGGCGACATTgcgcagaagaagaagatgattGCCGACCTTCGCCAGCAATTCGAGGACTCGACGGCAGACGTGGAGGTGCTGACGTCCAAGAAGCAGCATTGTCTGGAGGAAATCGAAAAATCAGAAAAGATCAGGGAGGAATGCCGTGGCTGGACAAGCAGTGAGGTCAACTCTCTTAAAGGTAAGTCATCACTGAACCCTTCAAGGCATCGAAACATGTCTGACTCCATAACAGCGCGTGTCGAGGCAATCGAAAAGAAGTACGGCTGGGCCGTCACTGGACTCTCTGAGACAATGCTCTCCATGACATACAAGCGAGAAATTGAGCTGGTCTTCGACATTGCCTCGTTTCAGCCGCACCAGCCCAACTCGCGCATCGATCTCTGGTACATTGCCGACGGCCGAGAGTATAACCCGGTGCCCAAGACACCCGAGATGGAGTTCTTCCTACAATGCATCCGGGACGGTATCCGGGCGCTGCCACAGAACCGCACCAAGATATCAGCCATGCTCGACGCGGTCCGCTCAGGGTGGGACAAGGCGCAGCTCGTGGCCGCCCAGATCCAGCGGGTCAACATCACGTTCCCCACGACAGTCACCAAGACATCTGACTCCAGCATCGCCATGACGAGCTCGCTGCTCCTCAAGCCGCTCGAGACGAGGGTGGAGATCACGCTGAACCTGCACGGCCGCAGCGAtccggccggcctcggcgtggGCATCTCTGCCGAGGCTAGAGTGGTCTATGGAGAGCACTTCAACGTGGACAAGGTCGGCGAGTTCCTGATGACGAGGATCGGAGACACGGCCCGCTTCGATGGCGAGGATTGGAGTAACGTGGTTGTTGAGCTGCAGCAGAGGCTCATTGCCCGGGGGAGAAAGTAGCGGGCTCACACCAGACTGGGCTGGATGCGATGTGATGCTGTTATGAATCATGAGGGAGCGAGTTGGGTACATGTTGGTGCTGGGCGTTTGGCTGTATCGGTGTGCTCAGGGTGAGTTCGAGCGTGAATAGTTTTAGTCGTTCCACACCACACATATCAATGGGCTATCAAATCACAGGAGATTCTCCAATTATTCGCTATGTTGCTCAAAGTCCATGTGCTGTGAGTGCGACCACGCCGGGAACACAGCTAAAACATGAGCTACTACCAACAAGTGACGAACGGAGCGGGCGGATCCATCAGACTGCTCAGGTCCTATGTTTCACCTTCGTCCACCCGTTCGTCCCAGAGCGCGTAGCACCCGTACCATCAAGCCCCCCTTTGTCGGCAAGAGCCCCCGACAGAGCCTTCGCCCCTGACTGGTCCGTCCGGCCGTCTTCGGGCTTCCAggcatcgtcgtccagcaCCTCCCAGTCGGCGCCTGGTGTGTCGCCGAGAagcttcttcttcagctTGTCGGCGAGCTTCATGGGGCTCGGGAGCTTGAAAGTACGGACAAAGTCGGTTCCCTCCATGCCGCCGAGGTAGTAGTAGGAGGTGCCATGCGAGTACCGGCCGATCCAGTTCGAGCGGGACTCGACACCGTTGTTATTATCAGCATTCGAGCCTTTGTTTGTTGGTTCTGCGGGTTGTACGTAGCCCTGCAGCTGTGACGCGAGGACGAAGTTGTACAGGTTCCTGCCCATGTGGCACATATCCTCGAAAGAGCCTTTGTCGCCTATTGACACGCCCTGGCAGCTGCACAACCAAGCGATATTATACGCCAGCAGGGTTACGCCCTCCAGGAAGAAGGAGTACGTGGTAGGGTCCTCCTTTGATAGCTGTGGCAGGGGTTTGTCAACGAAAAGCGGCCGTGGGCGTGGCACGTGGTGAGATTCGGGATCCCGGATCtgcgccgaggagggcatgggcgtcatggaggacgaggctgagGGAAACGCAAAAGGCCCATGTTGGTACGAGCCGGGGAGGTTGAAGATGGTCGGCCGGGGATAATCACGATGAG
This region of Purpureocillium takamizusanense chromosome 9, complete sequence genomic DNA includes:
- the RPS11B gene encoding 40S ribosomal protein S11-B (BUSCO:EOG092653NM~COG:J~EggNog:ENOG503NVGD) codes for the protein MATELTVQSERAFQKQPHIFQNSKVKAKSARPGKGGRRWYKDVGLGFRTPKTAIEGSYIDKKCPFTGLVSIRGRILTGTVVSTKMHRTVIIRREYLHFIPKYSRYEKRHKNLAAHVSPAFRVEEGDQVTVGQCRPLSKTVRFNVLRVLPRTGKAVKKFSKF
- a CDS encoding uncharacterized protein (COG:S~EggNog:ENOG503P05B): MDCDICHRGHDPQRLPFLCAVDARNQVYDARLKNLHLLIENDKLQAQIAKASGDDTPATTAQLALARQRLAEDRTDQILAAADKLRAEIQAARDDIKARRAALARRRSDLSSVSTGLVDRRARQQHEVEKSLQMLRFRWSQSAEDMAQTRAFLCTEALRLYGLKRTRKSNTSRYDYQIGKVPIVDLTSMDSLTPEIISTSLAHVAHIVMLVSHYLAIRLPAEITLPHRDYPRPTIFNLPGSYQHGPFAFPSASSSMTPMPSSAQIRDPESHHVPRPRPLFVDKPLPQLSKEDPTTYSFFLEGVTLLAYNIAWLCSCQGVSIGDKGSFEDMCHMGRNLYNFVLASQLQGYVQPAEPTNKGSNADNNNGVESRSNWIGRYSHGTSYYYLGGMEGTDFVRTFKLPSPMKLADKLKKKLLGDTPGADWEVLDDDAWKPEDGRTDQSGAKALSGALADKGGLDGTGATRSGTNGWTKVKHRT
- a CDS encoding uncharacterized protein (COG:S~BUSCO:EOG092640PR~EggNog:ENOG503NWR7) — encoded protein: MSPPTEATIPATRRSRKSLGAHTDSRKVMDKENATVDMGSSLAANRKKSRSKSMGPGGLDALKQGHGNRRASLAAPIKPPRSILKPTISALPEIPPLRKSGRGVSSSASARDSSSTASSGEDSSSKIALRTEEEQHAAAREREERERRDARRKSLANRRVSFAAEATLHTFHEVEYMQDSTTSTDSSRRASAASKSSEPSAASQREETPQSQTGIVPESPDDHRELHQRKRRRSSGLPSMNFGPPDDDTIASTIYSSDSEPADAVEEIEEEEDDGSSSDSDGGTMMTMEEVTGTTVASERSVGAHDDSTLDEALRMAAHRAGAQNMGGDQDDDYLDDGEEVIPSFGWVKKPTSSSSGAVRGNDANHPARGSGSNAGGDGDTAMDIDMEMDMTNAVGRILRPVEADETDHEGDMSMDVTQALGGILSHNKGRTGALPSETEENAPTDEATMEFTTALGGIHRPQDDELEDDGGNEDMSMELTTVVGGVLSQSKGSKAAESRRRTLIRERDADLDDGTMDMTTVVGRIIPPVTQGNDAADEDATMGMDMTTAIGGIIKRGEASPRTLNKRIMEEEASRPNSPKGAIIAAVSQKAPSRRSSRNSLVAPAPPPPESPGLAAFQGKGLRRSMGPEVQDASRQRDQSRTPSPTKTATPQRRASVTPTRGSRSRTKTPDSAPRKPHSPDIRTPSPEKPRNTRTSFFQNDPKTGSRTPTIVLTPQKRPFSGVGVDRPGLGSPQVAAVCDRRSSIGDAAGEFVLGKRAVAFVDPKEMEEELDCERQNDEDKENRRKILEREADGSQEDKDATFNLREMIDSLSPKRNPLKGRKSLHMGSARGLLGKRPVELDDDEEAEENDGVKRLKGHQSSPVKNVRLQQPPSKAETTGRLTRSARRSLERGGSASTPSLSSPVKEPATTPRRKGHFKDVKDNHTVHEVNFQDTQRKDEAELEEQADEERIHLQDFLNMTSIRFMELTTTKRRHTVAPGSLQDGSTVDGQDNMSLERCVVAGACTVPMLELYQHSCRELKKYISEGRRMVKEIENDTFEDNPPLFREYMSATPDVKALMDNQFKNVKTHARFLSKAMWYEWRMKLQDGLKEGLVGIAEGMESDDQILRQQEDLLASVLPDIVKRYEALDEESNNLQEIARELADCNPAELQAAREELSSLEGDIAQKKKMIADLRQQFEDSTADVEVLTSKKQHCLEEIEKSEKIREECRGWTSSEVNSLKARVEAIEKKYGWAVTGLSETMLSMTYKREIELVFDIASFQPHQPNSRIDLWYIADGREYNPVPKTPEMEFFLQCIRDGIRALPQNRTKISAMLDAVRSGWDKAQLVAAQIQRVNITFPTTVTKTSDSSIAMTSSLLLKPLETRVEITLNLHGRSDPAGLGVGISAEARVVYGEHFNVDKVGEFLMTRIGDTARFDGEDWSNVVVELQQRLIARGRK
- a CDS encoding uncharacterized protein (EggNog:ENOG503P05R), producing MGWLPSIFGGEKPADPLGKLDPKLREFLERESPVKYTPNEPTATTPPSTSPPQTQQHDKKPIATPEVKKPAVPSASLYQDGRYAHLWKNYRPLAQVESDSATDHDKLMGVLEDFKERKAAIGRAALENCAMQQEEWVNCMRSGSWEDQLQMCRHQVRRFERCYTMQSKFLRALGYGSVLGRPAQVDEDIQMHADTLFQRMLEHWAAFQQAQEDGRTIPVFDPKLPSSASPAPTATPTPEMEKQWREKLDKLLEDERAVEEAALRADLQARADVAQSVKKIWDTQKEERESRKAEGQATFMDTVASLFGRGGK